The Faecalibacter sp. LW9 genome has a segment encoding these proteins:
- a CDS encoding lysoplasmalogenase — protein MLIFFFIAIITAWLFYVRLKLKRPSLRALVLKMLTTLFIIFFASTIVIQHPTLLEVGFVVIIALIFGLIGDIVLDLKLIYPQHNDFYTYFGFTAFILGHLVYIGYFLLNYPLNTISYSFIFGFAGMSVFMVLMTEIPMKLNFGKFRIISSIYAFILTFIMCLAFWIGGMYSNLGLWMFGGGMALFLISDLILSHSYFGEQEKPWMIIGNYLFYYSAQLTIAASILWI, from the coding sequence ATGCTAATCTTTTTTTTTATCGCAATTATTACAGCTTGGCTATTTTATGTTCGTTTAAAACTAAAAAGGCCAAGTTTACGAGCGTTAGTATTAAAAATGCTGACGACGCTTTTCATTATTTTTTTTGCTAGTACCATTGTGATTCAGCACCCCACTTTGCTTGAAGTAGGATTTGTTGTAATCATTGCACTAATCTTTGGATTGATCGGAGATATTGTGTTGGATTTAAAGCTCATTTATCCGCAGCATAATGATTTTTATACCTATTTTGGTTTTACTGCCTTTATTTTGGGGCATTTGGTATATATCGGATATTTCTTATTAAATTATCCATTAAATACCATTTCGTATTCCTTTATTTTTGGATTTGCAGGAATGAGTGTTTTTATGGTTTTAATGACTGAAATTCCAATGAAATTAAATTTTGGTAAATTTCGAATTATTTCTTCGATATATGCGTTTATTCTAACGTTTATCATGTGTTTAGCATTTTGGATAGGAGGTATGTATTCTAATCTCGGACTATGGATGTTTGGAGGAGGAATGGCTTTGTTTCTTATTTCAGATTTAATTTTGAGTCATTCATATTTCGGTGAACAAGAAAAGCCATGGATGATCATAGGGAATTACCTTTTCTATTATAGTGCTCAATTGACGATTGCAGCAAGTATTTTATGGATATAA
- a CDS encoding XRE family transcriptional regulator: MQEDYIKLIFGLKIKQIRTAKDLSLFKLSKMTGLSKSYLNEIEKGKKYPKTDKIILLAEAFDVSYDELVSLKLDKNLAPVAEILQSNLLQEIPLELFGIEERDLIEIISNAPLKVNAFISTLIEIGNNYNLTRESFFLASLRSFQEANDNYFPEIELAAKNFMNQYSTNKEGETITDDLMMEILKEEFNYEIYIEDFKSYKRPELGKLRSIFIEEKKHLYINSDSDLDQKRFILAKELGYNYLNLKERLNTYSWVSFENFDQLLNNFYASYFAGALLLPEDELIQKLTELFSSEEHDTKNFLKLFANYTESPETVYQRMTNLLPKHFNIRDLFFLRLTTKKGSGNFKLTKELHLNQQQSPQANETDEHYCRRWVSLNVLKKLEEAEGLEEQHIISSQISIYPFNNNQKYYVISSGTRDPFNPDYLRSVTIGILYKSAQRKVKFLSDPTIPVREVAVTCENCGMENCAERVAPPKRFAKDVHSKRIKVIVNEFIKDKSQ, translated from the coding sequence ATGCAAGAAGATTATATAAAGTTAATTTTTGGACTAAAAATTAAGCAGATTAGAACAGCTAAAGATTTATCACTCTTTAAGTTATCGAAGATGACAGGTTTGTCAAAGTCCTATTTAAACGAGATTGAAAAAGGAAAAAAATATCCAAAGACCGACAAGATTATTTTATTGGCTGAAGCATTTGATGTTTCATATGATGAATTAGTTTCTCTTAAATTGGATAAAAATTTGGCTCCAGTTGCTGAAATTTTACAATCTAATCTTTTGCAAGAAATTCCATTAGAACTTTTTGGTATCGAAGAAAGAGATTTAATTGAGATTATTTCCAATGCTCCTTTGAAGGTGAATGCCTTTATTTCTACATTGATTGAAATTGGTAATAATTATAATTTAACTCGCGAATCTTTCTTCTTAGCGTCGTTACGATCTTTTCAGGAGGCGAATGATAATTATTTTCCTGAAATCGAATTGGCGGCTAAAAATTTCATGAATCAATATTCAACCAACAAGGAAGGTGAAACCATCACAGATGATTTGATGATGGAAATTTTAAAAGAAGAATTTAATTATGAAATTTATATAGAAGATTTTAAATCCTATAAACGTCCTGAATTAGGAAAATTACGTTCAATTTTTATTGAAGAGAAAAAACATTTGTACATCAACAGTGATTCGGATCTTGATCAAAAGCGTTTTATTTTAGCAAAAGAATTGGGGTATAATTATTTAAATCTTAAGGAACGATTAAATACCTATTCATGGGTTTCTTTTGAAAATTTTGATCAATTGTTGAATAATTTTTATGCTTCATATTTTGCTGGAGCTTTATTGTTGCCCGAAGATGAATTGATTCAGAAATTAACAGAATTATTCTCATCAGAAGAACATGATACCAAAAACTTTTTAAAATTATTTGCAAACTATACCGAATCTCCAGAAACAGTTTATCAGCGAATGACCAATTTATTACCTAAACATTTTAATATTCGCGATTTATTCTTCTTACGATTAACAACTAAAAAGGGGTCTGGTAACTTTAAATTGACTAAAGAATTGCATTTAAATCAACAACAATCGCCTCAGGCGAATGAGACAGACGAGCATTATTGTCGTCGATGGGTTTCACTTAATGTGTTGAAAAAATTGGAAGAAGCTGAAGGTTTAGAGGAACAACATATAATTTCTTCTCAAATCTCAATTTATCCCTTCAATAACAACCAAAAATATTATGTCATTTCTTCCGGTACACGTGATCCTTTTAATCCGGATTATTTGAGAAGTGTAACAATTGGGATTTTATACAAGAGTGCTCAACGAAAAGTTAAGTTTTTATCAGATCCTACGATTCCTGTGCGAGAGGTGGCTGTGACATGTGAAAATTGTGGAATGGAGAATTGTGCTGAACGCGTGGCTCCACCGAAGCGATTTGCAAAAGATGTTCATTCAAAACGCATAAAAGTAATCGTAAATGAATTTATAAAAGATAAAAGTCAATAA
- the aceB gene encoding malate synthase A gives MRTAINEFIVAPKVQNTYSDILTPEAIDFLLALHEKFNSRRLELLAERDARQKFFDLGNFPSFQQNTKEIRTSEWVAAPIPADLQDRRVEITGPVDRKMVINALNSGAKTFMADFEDSNSPTWDNNLQGQQNLRDAVNRTISYTDESKNKTYRLNKNVAVLLVRPRGLHLNEKHITIHKEEISGSLFDFGLYFFHNAHTLLSNSSGPYFYLPKLEHHLEARWWNDVFVFAQDYLQIPQQSIKATVLIETITAAFQIDEIIFELKDHMAGLNCGRWDYIFSYIKKFRNHPHFIVPDRSQVTMISPFMEAYSLAVIQTCHKRNVHAIGGMVAQIPVKDDEAKNEEAFTKVKNDKLREVKNGHDGTWVAHPALVKVAMDIFNEHMPTPNQIHVKREDVLTTEEKLLELPKGTITEKGIRENINVGILYLESWLSGKGAAALYHLMEDAATAEISRTQVWQWLNNHIRLEDGSEFNCEKYKQLRTDEVAKIKAMIGSENYTKGKFDLAIQLFDELVLNQEFKEFLTLSAYPYI, from the coding sequence ATGAGAACCGCTATTAATGAATTTATTGTAGCGCCAAAAGTTCAGAATACGTATTCCGATATTTTGACGCCTGAAGCCATCGATTTTTTGCTGGCTTTACATGAGAAGTTCAATTCAAGACGTCTTGAATTATTGGCTGAGCGTGATGCTCGTCAAAAGTTTTTTGATCTAGGAAACTTTCCAAGTTTTCAACAGAATACGAAAGAAATTAGAACTAGTGAATGGGTTGCCGCACCAATTCCAGCGGATTTACAGGATCGTCGTGTAGAAATTACTGGACCAGTGGATCGCAAAATGGTCATCAATGCGTTAAACTCTGGAGCTAAAACATTTATGGCAGACTTTGAAGACAGTAATTCTCCTACATGGGATAATAATTTACAAGGTCAACAAAATCTTAGAGATGCTGTAAATCGTACCATTTCGTATACAGACGAATCAAAAAATAAAACCTATCGATTAAATAAAAATGTTGCTGTTTTATTGGTGAGACCACGCGGTTTACACTTAAATGAAAAGCACATCACAATACATAAAGAGGAAATATCAGGCTCACTATTTGACTTTGGTTTATATTTTTTCCATAATGCACACACGTTACTTTCCAATTCAAGTGGGCCTTATTTCTATCTTCCGAAACTTGAACATCATTTAGAAGCCCGATGGTGGAATGATGTTTTTGTTTTCGCACAAGACTATTTGCAAATCCCTCAACAATCTATTAAAGCTACTGTATTAATTGAAACCATTACTGCAGCCTTCCAAATCGATGAAATCATCTTCGAGTTGAAAGATCATATGGCAGGATTAAATTGTGGTCGATGGGATTACATCTTTTCTTATATCAAAAAATTCAGAAATCATCCCCATTTTATCGTTCCTGATCGTAGCCAAGTCACTATGATATCTCCATTTATGGAAGCCTATTCATTAGCTGTGATTCAAACATGTCATAAAAGAAATGTACATGCCATCGGTGGAATGGTCGCTCAAATACCAGTAAAGGATGACGAAGCAAAAAACGAGGAAGCTTTTACTAAAGTAAAAAATGATAAACTTCGTGAAGTGAAAAATGGACATGATGGAACTTGGGTTGCTCATCCAGCACTTGTAAAAGTTGCGATGGATATATTCAATGAGCATATGCCTACACCAAATCAAATCCATGTAAAACGTGAAGACGTATTAACCACGGAAGAGAAATTATTAGAACTTCCGAAAGGAACCATTACTGAAAAAGGTATTCGTGAGAATATTAATGTGGGTATTCTTTACTTAGAAAGTTGGTTATCGGGAAAAGGAGCTGCTGCATTGTATCATTTAATGGAAGATGCTGCAACTGCTGAAATTTCAAGAACACAAGTCTGGCAATGGCTGAACAATCACATCCGATTAGAAGATGGATCTGAATTTAATTGTGAAAAATACAAACAATTAAGAACCGATGAAGTTGCGAAAATTAAAGCAATGATTGGTTCTGAAAATTATACTAAAGGAAAATTTGACTTAGCCATCCAATTGTTTGATGAGTTGGTGCTAAATCAAGAGTTCAAAGAATTTTTAACATTAAGCGCCTATCCGTACATCTAG
- the aceA gene encoding isocitrate lyase, translating to MSQKNLERIMAIQKDWDQNPRWKNVKRNYTAEDVIKLRGSLDIEYTFAKNGSQKLWDGLHSKEYMAGLGALNGNQAIQEIEAGLNAIYLSGWQVAADANLSAEMYPDQSLYPANSVPMVVKRINNALRRRDEIQSITGQGNIDYFAPIVADAEAGFGGNLNAYELMKQMIEAGAAGVHFEDQLSSAKKCGHLGGKVLVPTQEAINKLLAARLAADVCGVPTLLIARTDAEAANLITSDIDPRDHKFIIEGSRTSEGFYAVKNGLEQGIDRALSYVPYADLVWMETSNPDLGMAREFAQAVREVYPDQMLAYNCSPSFNWAKHLSVAEMETFREELAAMGYKFQFITLAGFHAMNTSMFELAKAYNAKGMAGYSELQEREFALQQEGFAAVKHQSFVGTQYFDYVQNTVQQGESSTTAMAESTETAQFH from the coding sequence ATGAGTCAAAAAAATTTAGAGCGAATTATGGCCATCCAAAAGGATTGGGATCAAAATCCACGATGGAAAAATGTTAAACGAAATTACACGGCAGAAGATGTCATCAAACTGAGAGGTTCTTTAGATATAGAATATACGTTTGCTAAAAACGGGTCACAAAAGCTTTGGGATGGATTACATTCGAAAGAATACATGGCTGGTTTAGGAGCATTAAATGGTAATCAAGCCATTCAAGAAATTGAGGCAGGTTTAAATGCCATTTACCTTTCAGGATGGCAAGTCGCAGCAGATGCTAATTTATCAGCTGAGATGTATCCTGATCAATCGCTTTATCCTGCCAATTCAGTACCGATGGTTGTGAAACGAATCAACAATGCTTTACGTCGTCGCGATGAAATCCAATCCATTACAGGACAAGGCAATATCGATTATTTTGCACCTATAGTCGCCGATGCAGAAGCAGGCTTTGGAGGAAATTTAAACGCATATGAATTGATGAAACAAATGATTGAGGCAGGTGCTGCTGGCGTTCATTTTGAGGATCAATTATCATCAGCAAAAAAATGTGGTCACTTAGGTGGTAAAGTTTTAGTACCAACTCAGGAAGCCATTAACAAATTATTAGCGGCACGATTAGCTGCCGATGTTTGTGGAGTTCCTACGCTATTAATCGCACGTACAGATGCTGAAGCGGCTAATTTAATTACTTCTGATATCGATCCAAGAGATCATAAGTTTATCATTGAAGGCTCTCGCACATCGGAAGGTTTTTATGCTGTAAAAAATGGACTAGAACAAGGGATTGATCGTGCGTTAAGTTATGTACCTTATGCGGATTTGGTTTGGATGGAAACATCGAATCCAGATTTGGGAATGGCTAGAGAATTTGCTCAAGCCGTTCGAGAAGTTTATCCAGATCAAATGTTGGCGTACAATTGTTCACCATCATTCAATTGGGCAAAACATCTTTCAGTCGCTGAAATGGAAACATTCCGTGAAGAATTAGCAGCCATGGGCTATAAATTCCAATTTATCACTTTAGCAGGATTCCATGCCATGAACACATCAATGTTCGAGTTAGCAAAAGCATATAACGCCAAAGGAATGGCAGGATACTCAGAGTTACAAGAACGTGAATTTGCCTTACAACAAGAAGGCTTTGCAGCAGTGAAACACCAATCATTTGTTGGTACACAGTACTTTGATTACGTACAAAACACAGTGCAACAAGGAGAATCTTCTACTACGGCTATGGCTGAAAGTACGGAGACTGCGCAGTTCCACTAA
- a CDS encoding IS3 family transposase (programmed frameshift), translated as MNSSDSERKKRTQRDYTLGFKLAVVSQIEKGDFTYKQAQKCYGIQGRSTVLVWLRKYGNLDWSKPVIHTMSKSEETPAQKIKRLEQELADEKLRVKILNTMIDIADEQLGTQIRKSTIPNKILKLQKQEITVSCSCRLLGLSRQSFYAALKRHSIRESELLQVKKLVLEVRIKLPRIGTRKLYYILNEQLKELNIKMGRDALFDYLRRENLLITPKKQYTRTTFSKHWLRKHPNLYKEIEINKPEQVFVSDITYVKTKQAVCYLSLVTDAYSRKIMGYSVSENMNAENVSIALKMAIKNRINNEKLIHHSDRGLQYCSEYYQTILKQNQIIPSMTDGYDCYQNALAERINGILKQEFLIEKTKDITELTKMVEQSVYLYNNTRPHLSLNMQTPEMRHKKSEEIKSLQI; from the exons ATGAACTCATCAGATTCAGAAAGAAAAAAGAGAACACAACGCGATTACACCTTAGGCTTTAAATTAGCCGTTGTATCCCAAATAGAAAAAGGCGACTTTACTTACAAACAAGCTCAAAAATGCTATGGAATACAAGGAAGAAGTACAGTTTTGGTTTGGCTCAGAAAATATGGTAACTTAGATTGGAGCAAACCAGTTATTCATACTATGTCAAAATCAGAAGAAACTCCAGCGCAAAAAATTAAACGGTTAGAACAAGAATTGGCTGATGAAAAGCTAAGAGTCAAAATACTTAATACAATGATTGATATAGCCGATGAACAGCTTGGTACTCAAATCAGAAAAAGTACAATACCCAACAA AATCCTCAAACTCCAAAAACAAGAAATAACTGTTTCTTGCTCATGTCGATTGCTTGGGTTAAGTCGCCAAAGTTTCTATGCTGCACTAAAACGTCATTCTATTCGAGAATCAGAGCTTTTACAGGTTAAAAAATTAGTTCTAGAAGTTCGAATAAAATTACCAAGAATAGGAACTCGAAAGCTTTATTATATTCTGAATGAACAGCTAAAAGAGCTAAACATAAAGATGGGTCGAGATGCTTTGTTTGATTATCTGAGAAGAGAAAATTTACTTATAACACCTAAAAAACAATACACAAGAACCACATTCTCTAAACATTGGTTAAGGAAACATCCTAATTTATACAAAGAAATAGAGATTAATAAACCAGAACAGGTCTTTGTAAGTGATATAACGTATGTAAAAACCAAGCAAGCCGTTTGTTATCTTTCTTTAGTGACAGATGCTTATAGTCGAAAAATAATGGGTTATTCTGTAAGTGAAAATATGAATGCGGAAAATGTATCTATAGCGCTAAAAATGGCTATTAAAAATAGAATAAATAATGAGAAATTAATCCATCATTCGGATAGAGGCTTACAGTATTGCTCGGAATATTATCAGACAATTTTAAAACAAAATCAGATCATACCATCGATGACAGACGGCTATGATTGTTATCAAAATGCTTTAGCGGAAAGAATTAATGGGATATTGAAACAAGAGTTTTTAATCGAAAAAACAAAAGATATTACTGAATTAACCAAAATGGTAGAACAAAGTGTGTATCTTTATAATAACACACGACCTCATTTGAGTCTCAATATGCAGACCCCTGAAATGAGACACAAAAAATCCGAAGAAATAAAATCTCTTCAGATATAA
- a CDS encoding histidine kinase, which yields MFCWAKNPFYYRINTADGLDHNTIYDFTQDRYGFYWIATETGMYKYDGVLLRKVNLHFKTGAHNIQIDRFNRVWFQDFDGHIYYYEDKKLTQLSNYKLKGYYKYQITNDVLYLPLQNHFAAIDLKTLKGRNLPHHITRELKETFVLNNELGYIIENKIVIGKKTYHVPPNYSAAIDSPLLTVIDDKVYIFDKYNKETFFVFTKGQFIEHHEFFDIDFKQNLDHFGSTLWISSTSGIISYNLLTKQKKKYFSNKNISTIYKDQKHNYWITTLTEGILYVENLNSEITFTNLQPNHLAKLNGELIISNSKDGLYRYRNGQLTTLLESPANHAYIFLKTDPSNHSIIGTSSKFRWYQEDKLFEALFSIKDIVPISKNNYAFAASRYIGLVTNDPTIHEQNIIKFPQHITREENGLYYTIFSQELNGVSVTYNAVKDIIYYASKNGLYQMKNRSLSKIIYKNGQNIYLKKIDFHHNYMIGLTDFGQLIRIYSDHTIEKFKLPEIIQENGITNIKKSENNLYIHTLKAVHLYDLENHKFMKLLNINSHFNANDVEQIGDTLYFATSIGLLKKKKEELKYNHVPQLKLNDVFVNGKLVNIHENNVFSYHQNNFEIRYYIFSSTPNDYYKISYKINHEDWNYIDSKSRELNLQSLAPGDYTVRIRIEGNFNDRIEQQIHFSIQKPFWSNVYYQSLCIALIIALAYFLSRKKVNRIQRKNQKIIQQFELQNELNIQKLISIKSQMNPHFFHNALNTIQSYILTNDKRLALFYLSKFSKLTRQILNLSEKDFISLKEEIETNEIYLEIEKARFNDDFEYTINNMGVDLYYWKFPSLLLQPIIENAIKHGLLHLKKQKRMIITIKQTEEELQVCIVDNGIGRVASEKINQHRKNHTPFATKALENRVNILNQTYNLNLKIEYIDLYHDNQSPMGTKVIISLTKQPYESNNH from the coding sequence TTGTTTTGTTGGGCTAAAAACCCCTTCTATTATCGCATCAATACTGCTGACGGATTAGATCACAATACCATTTACGATTTCACCCAAGATCGTTATGGATTTTATTGGATTGCTACCGAAACAGGAATGTATAAATACGATGGTGTATTACTACGTAAAGTCAATTTACATTTCAAAACAGGAGCTCACAATATTCAGATAGATCGTTTTAATCGGGTTTGGTTTCAGGATTTTGATGGACATATATATTACTACGAAGACAAAAAACTTACACAACTTTCAAATTATAAATTAAAAGGGTATTATAAATATCAAATTACAAATGATGTTCTTTATTTGCCACTACAAAATCATTTTGCAGCAATTGATTTGAAAACTTTAAAAGGCAGAAATTTACCTCATCATATTACGCGAGAACTCAAAGAAACGTTTGTTTTGAATAATGAATTAGGGTATATTATTGAAAACAAAATTGTTATTGGAAAAAAAACATATCATGTACCACCAAATTATAGTGCTGCAATAGACAGTCCCTTACTTACAGTAATTGACGATAAAGTATACATTTTTGATAAATACAACAAAGAAACATTTTTTGTGTTTACAAAAGGACAATTCATCGAACATCACGAATTTTTTGATATTGATTTTAAACAAAATTTGGATCACTTTGGATCTACGCTATGGATCAGTTCTACTTCAGGAATTATCAGTTATAACCTATTAACCAAGCAAAAAAAGAAATATTTTTCGAATAAAAATATTTCGACCATTTATAAAGATCAAAAACACAATTATTGGATTACAACCTTAACAGAGGGAATTTTATATGTTGAAAATCTAAATTCGGAGATTACATTTACCAACTTACAACCCAACCATTTGGCAAAACTAAATGGAGAACTCATCATTTCTAATTCGAAAGATGGGCTTTATCGTTATCGAAACGGACAGCTAACCACTCTTCTAGAATCTCCTGCAAATCATGCCTATATTTTCTTAAAAACAGATCCTTCTAACCATTCGATCATTGGAACTTCTTCAAAATTCAGATGGTATCAAGAAGATAAATTATTCGAAGCACTATTTTCTATTAAAGACATTGTACCGATTAGTAAAAACAATTACGCTTTTGCAGCCAGTCGTTATATCGGGTTAGTGACCAATGATCCAACTATTCATGAACAAAATATTATTAAGTTTCCACAACATATAACCCGAGAGGAAAATGGCTTGTACTATACGATTTTTTCGCAAGAATTAAATGGTGTTTCTGTGACTTATAATGCGGTAAAAGACATTATCTATTACGCGAGTAAAAATGGATTATATCAAATGAAAAATCGATCATTGTCTAAAATCATTTATAAAAATGGACAGAATATTTATCTCAAGAAAATCGATTTCCATCACAATTATATGATTGGATTAACGGATTTTGGACAATTGATTCGCATCTATTCGGATCATACCATTGAAAAATTTAAACTTCCTGAAATCATTCAAGAAAACGGAATAACGAACATTAAAAAATCGGAAAATAATTTATATATCCACACCTTAAAAGCTGTTCATCTTTATGATTTAGAAAATCATAAATTCATGAAACTTTTGAATATTAATTCTCATTTTAATGCCAATGATGTAGAACAAATTGGAGATACGCTATATTTTGCGACAAGTATTGGATTGCTCAAAAAAAAGAAAGAGGAATTAAAGTATAATCACGTTCCACAACTTAAACTAAATGATGTTTTCGTTAATGGTAAATTGGTAAATATTCATGAAAACAACGTGTTTTCATATCATCAGAACAATTTTGAAATCCGCTATTATATATTTAGTTCAACTCCTAATGATTATTATAAAATTTCGTACAAAATTAATCATGAAGATTGGAATTACATTGATTCGAAATCCCGAGAACTTAATTTACAATCTTTAGCACCAGGCGATTATACGGTGCGAATTCGTATTGAAGGTAATTTTAATGATCGAATAGAACAACAAATTCATTTCAGCATCCAAAAACCATTTTGGTCAAATGTGTATTATCAATCGTTATGTATTGCATTGATCATTGCATTGGCTTACTTTTTATCCCGTAAAAAAGTCAATAGAATTCAGCGTAAGAATCAGAAGATTATCCAACAATTTGAATTGCAGAACGAATTAAACATTCAGAAATTAATTTCCATCAAATCTCAAATGAATCCGCATTTCTTTCACAATGCGTTAAATACCATCCAATCCTACATTTTAACCAATGATAAACGGTTGGCACTATTTTATTTATCGAAATTTTCAAAGTTAACCCGTCAAATCTTAAACCTTAGTGAAAAAGATTTTATCAGTTTAAAGGAGGAAATTGAGACTAATGAAATCTATCTTGAAATTGAAAAAGCGCGATTTAATGATGATTTCGAATACACGATTAATAATATGGGGGTTGATCTATACTATTGGAAATTTCCTTCGCTCCTCCTTCAACCCATCATCGAAAATGCAATTAAACATGGATTGCTTCATCTGAAAAAGCAGAAACGAATGATTATTACAATCAAACAAACTGAGGAAGAATTACAAGTTTGCATCGTAGACAACGGTATTGGACGTGTAGCCAGTGAAAAAATAAACCAACATCGAAAAAATCATACCCCTTTTGCAACAAAAGCATTAGAAAATAGGGTGAATATTTTGAATCAAACGTATAATTTAAATCTAAAAATAGAATACATCGATCTCTATCATGACAATCAATCTCCAATGGGGACAAAAGTTATTATTTCTTTAACCAAACAACCTTATGAAAGCAATAATCATTGA
- a CDS encoding LytR/AlgR family response regulator transcription factor, translated as MKAIIIDDEQRARISLEVILNEFYPNVSVLASCENLPEGVKAIRKLQPDVVFLDIEMPEYNGLEIHNFMDESEMTFDLVFTTAYQEHALKAFKLNAKDYLLKPINPEELIETLDRIKKLRDIQLNVIGNSSLDKIAVPSGNNLLFVETKDIIYIKGEGAYSEIFLKNQKSILVSKNLKVFDEILSQNENFIRVQKSYIVNYDCITSINKTNGGTLSLINDIQIPIATDKINLVLDRIKILRK; from the coding sequence ATGAAAGCAATAATCATTGATGATGAACAAAGAGCAAGAATTTCTTTAGAAGTTATTCTTAACGAATTTTATCCGAATGTTTCTGTTTTGGCTTCTTGCGAAAATTTACCCGAAGGAGTAAAAGCCATTCGAAAATTACAGCCAGATGTTGTATTTCTTGACATTGAAATGCCTGAATATAATGGATTGGAAATTCATAATTTTATGGATGAAAGCGAAATGACCTTTGATCTGGTGTTTACCACAGCATATCAAGAACACGCATTAAAAGCGTTTAAGCTCAATGCCAAAGATTATTTATTAAAACCAATTAATCCAGAAGAATTAATAGAAACTTTGGATCGAATTAAAAAACTTCGCGACATTCAGCTAAATGTGATTGGAAATTCGTCATTGGATAAAATTGCTGTACCTAGTGGGAATAATTTATTGTTCGTAGAAACTAAGGACATTATATACATCAAAGGAGAAGGCGCGTATTCTGAAATATTTCTCAAAAATCAAAAAAGTATATTAGTCAGTAAAAATTTAAAAGTTTTTGACGAAATTCTAAGTCAAAATGAAAATTTTATTCGGGTTCAAAAATCATATATCGTAAATTATGATTGCATTACTTCAATCAATAAAACCAATGGTGGAACTTTATCTCTAATTAATGATATTCAGATTCCTATTGCAACGGACAAAATCAATCTCGTATTGGATCGCATTAAAATTTTACGCAAATAA